From Bradyrhizobium sp. AZCC 1610:
CGAAGGGGCGGATCGATTGGCCGGCATCGACCGGAACAGTCAATCTGGGCTCGCTGGCGATCGATCGGCTCAATCTCACCGGCCGCATTGCCCTGCATGACGCGGCCAGCCGCAGCACGCTCGAACTGAACGATATCGCCTTCAGCGGCGACGTGCGTTCGCTGGCCGGCTGGATCCGCGGCGACGGCAACTTCATGCTGTCGGGCACGCGCTATCCGTTTCGCGTCTCCTCGGGGCAGGGCCCCGACGGCAACGGCACCCGCGTGCATCTCAATATCGACCCGGGCCAGCGCGCGCTCGCCATCGATCTCGATGGCGTCCTGAATTTCGATGCCCGCGCGCCGCGCTTCGAGGGCGCGATGACGCTGGCTGCTCCCGCAGCCCAAAAGGGTAAGGGCGACGAACTGCCGTGGCGCATCGCCGCGAAGGTCAAGGCCGATTATTCGGCGGCGCGGCTCGAACAGGTCGAGGTGACCTATGGCCCCGAGGAGCGCGCGCTGAAACTGTCAGGCAATGGCGACATCCGCTTCGGTGCGACGCCGCTGTTGCGGGCGGTGCTGTCGGCGCGTCAGCTCGATGCCGACAGGTTCGTCGCCAAGGACAATGCCGCCGAACCAGCCCGCGCGTTACCGGCGCTGCGGGCGCTCACATCAGTCGTTCCGCATTTGCCGGTCTCCGCGCAGATCGAGCTCGCGTCCGAGCAGGTCATGCTCGGCGGACGCCCGTTGCAGGACATTGCTGCCGAATTGCATGGCGACGACAAATCCTGGAGCCTCCGAAGACTCGAGTTCCGCGCGCCCGGCGCGACCAGGGTTTCGCTCAGCGAGACCGGTGCGAAGAGCGTTGCGCCGGACCGGTTCAAGGCCGCGCTCAGCGTCGAATCCTCCGATCCCGAGGCGCTGCTGACCTGGCTGCAGGGCCGCGGCGAGATCGCCTATCGCAGCCAGAAGCCGCTTCGGCTGCGCGGCGACGTGACCGTCGCGCCCGAGGGCTTTGCCATCGACGCCATGAAGGCCGACATCGAAGGCGGCACGGTGGAGGGGCGGGTGGTGGTGTCGCACCGGCAAGCAATTCACGGCTCCCGGGTCGATGCGGAACTGAAGGCGGAGCGGCTCGATCTCGATGCCGCCACGGCCTTTGCGCGGTCGCTCGCGGGGCCGCAAGGCGAGTGGCCGGATGAGGGAAAAGCTTTCGCTCGATATCGGCCGCGCCACCTCCGCCGGACAGGAGCTGAGTCCGCTGCGTGCCAGACTGGCCTACTCGCCGGCGAAGGTATCGCTCGAGCAGTTGAAGATCGGCCAGCTCGAAAGCGTGACGCTGGACGGCGCGGGCAATTTCGACCGCGTCAACGCGACCGGATGGTTCGCGCTCAATTCGAGTGCCGCTTCGCTCGGTCGGTTGACCAGCCTGATCGTTCCCTTTTCACCGGCGCTGGCCGCGCGGATCAATGCAATGGGGACCAGCCCAGGCCCGGCGCGCCTGAAGCTGGCGCTCGATCTCACCAGCAATGCCGGGCAGTCCGATCGCGTCCAGGCGCGCGCCACAGCCGAGCTCGACTCGCTGCTGCTCAAGGGCGTCACCACGATCACCGCAAGGCCAACCGTGGCGGCAATCCAGGGCGTCGATCTCGCCGCGCTCCGGAGCAGCGACGTTGGGATCGAGTCGAAATTGTCGTCCGAGCAAGGCCGCGCCTTGCTCGTTTTGCTCGGCCTCGATCGCGCCGTCACGGCGGGCGACGGCCCGGCGCAATTCGAGGGCAGCGCGACGGGCGCGTGGGGCGCGCCG
This genomic window contains:
- a CDS encoding AsmA family protein, with the translated sequence MQTTLLGLAIAFIIALIAALVGPYFIDWNQFRPQFEAEATRIVGAPVRVGGKLDARLLPAPSLQLHSVVVGGANDLGKVRANKLDVEFSLGSLMRGEVRATELTINGMSVDLGLDAKGRIDWPASTGTVNLGSLAIDRLNLTGRIALHDAASRSTLELNDIAFSGDVRSLAGWIRGDGNFMLSGTRYPFRVSSGQGPDGNGTRVHLNIDPGQRALAIDLDGVLNFDARAPRFEGAMTLAAPAAQKGKGDELPWRIAAKVKADYSAARLEQVEVTYGPEERALKLSGNGDIRFGATPLLRAVLSARQLDADRFVAKDNAAEPARALPALRALTSVVPHLPVSAQIELASEQVMLGGRPLQDIAAELHGDDKSWSLRRLEFRAPGATRVSLSETGAKSVAPDRFKAALSVESSDPEALLTWLQGRGEIAYRSQKPLRLRGDVTVAPEGFAIDAMKADIEGGTVEGRVVVSHRQAIHGSRVDAELKAERLDLDAATAFARSLAGPQGEWPDEGKAFARYRPRHLRRTGAESAACQTGLLAGEGIARAVEDRPARKRDAGRRGQFRPRQRDRMVRAQFECRFARSVDQPDRSLFTGAGRADQCNGDQPRPGAPEAGARSHQQCRAVRSRPGARHSRARLAAAQGRHHDHRKANRGGNPGRRSRRAPEQRRWDRVEIVVRARPRLARFARPRSRRHGGRRPGAIRGQRDGRVGRAVAPQGKDLGDET